A DNA window from Plasmodium brasilianum strain Bolivian I chromosome 12, whole genome shotgun sequence contains the following coding sequences:
- a CDS encoding V-type proton ATPase subunit G: MAQNKGSNVLIQQLLKAEEEADLVIKKAKDVRAKMLKEAETTAAEELKIFRAKEKERLNKGHKEKSTAEDEAVTQIEQNTKDEIKKYKELFKKNKDQVAQFVYDKVFTVDLTIPDCTQKSL; the protein is encoded by the exons atgGCACAAAATAAAGGATCGAATGTTTTAATTCAACAATTACTTAAAGCAGAGGAGGAAGCAGATTtagtaattaaaaaagcCAAAGATG taCGTGCAAAAATGCTGAAGGAAGCTGAGACGACGGCAGCGGaggaattaaaaatttttcgaGCCAAAGAAAAAGAGCGTTTAAATAAGGGTCATAAAGAG AAATCCACAGCTGAAGATGAAGCCGTAACACAAATCGAACAAAACACAAAagatgaaattaaaaagtataaggagttatttaagaaaaataaagatcaAGTTGCCCAGTTTGTGTATGATAAGGTTTTTACAGTAGATTTAACAATTCCCGACTGTACGCAAAAGTCCCTTTAA
- a CDS encoding hypothetical protein (conserved Plasmodium protein), translating into MEYLSKLYVKHVGKEKEDEYYDNNTVRKIKLKNCCKRWSNNMNNKNILLNYKNEIDENSFLQIFERTWKLLFKEENKKAQLLYHKEEENIYNLPNFLIIDSINNNIDDEGDSDDNFVLDEVDNNADCFLNHDENDEGHCALLGSDEDGSGKISVDSGSTSIVKNGIHSIDEIGSPIMDGTGSPNMDEIGSPIMDETGRISINNTKNSIINNVANTSISNTSNSNNCLNAPSNQTEERKIRLNKNNPINKKYIDIYHKHDNSYSFYNKEIDDFLILPDLSPNNDEEEIDKTKIYDEMFNLKTSIVISKNEIHEDSEECNVSGDGNISGNSNSSSNSSSNSNSNSNSNSNSNSSSNSINDSINDSSSNSSSNNSSNNSSNSSSNNSSNIDSTSDEAVMVNTPNASNADNKDNYCSVSGEDKFQVEEQTMEEAIGLS; encoded by the coding sequence ATGGAATACTTAAGCAAGTTATACGTAAAACACGTCGGGAAAGAAAAGGAGGATGAATATTACGATAACAACACAgtgaggaaaataaaattgaaaaattgttGTAAAAGATGGAgcaataatatgaataataaaaatattttacttaattataaaaacgaaattgatgaaaattcatttttacaaattttcgAAAGAACATGGAAACTACTTTTTAAAgaagagaataaaaaagcTCAGTTACTTTATCATAAAGAAgaggaaaatatatacaacttgccaaattttttaattatagatagtattaataataacatagaTGATGAAGGTGATAGTGATGATAATTTCGTGTTAGATGAAGTAGACAACAATGCCGATTGTTTTCTGAACCACGACGAAAATGATGAGGGGCATTGTGCATTATTGGGAAGTGATGAGGATGGCAGTGGTAAAATTAGTGTTGATAGTGGTAGTACCAGCATTGTTAAAAACGGAATCCACAGCATTGATGAAATTGGAAGCCCCATCATGGATGGAACTGGAAGCCCCAACATGGATGAAATTGGAAGCCCCATCATGGATGAAACTGGAAGGATCAGCATTAATAACACAAAAAACAGCATCATTAATAATGTAGCCAATACCAGTATTAGCAATACTAGCAACAGTAACAACTGCTTGAATGCCCCCTCAAACCAAACAgaggaaagaaaaattagattaaacaaaaataatcccataaataagaaatatatcgatatatatcataaacaCGATAATTCCTATAGTTTTTACAACAAAGAAATAGACGACTTTTTAATTCTGCCTGACCTTTCGCCGAATAATGATGAGGAAGAAATTGACAAAACTAAAATATACGATGAAatgtttaatttaaaaactaGCATTGTGATAAGTAAAAACGAGATTCACGAGGACTCGGAGGAGTGTAATGTTAGCGGAGACGGTAACATAAGCGGAAATAGCAACAGCAGTAGTAACAGCAGTAGTAACAGCAATAGCAACAGCAATAGCAACAGCAATAGCAACAGCAGTAGTAACAGCATTAACGACAGCATTAACGACAGCAGTAGCAACAGCAGTAGCAACAACAGTAGCAACAACAGTAGCAACAGCAGTAGCAACAACAGTAGTAATATTGACAGCACATCCGACGAAGCTGTAATGGTAAACACACCAAATGCAAGTAATGCTGATAATAAAGATAATTATTGTAGCGTAAGCGGTGAAGATAAATTTCAAGTAGAAGAACAAACTATGGAAGAGGCTATCGGGTTATCGTAA
- a CDS encoding beta-hydroxyacyl-ACP dehydratase — protein sequence MKKRNLYFLFPSTNIFNEKNNFKNYKIANKNLSKEKICAGKETINDDDISAENISNLTSYSNYDTIDIEDIKNIIPHRYPFLLVDKVIHIQVNKKIIGVKQVSVNENFFNGHFPQKSIMPGVLQIEALAQLGGILCLKNEESQKKNNLFLFAGVDGVRWKKPVLPGRANSHPHVH from the coding sequence atgaaaaagaggaatttatattttttgttcccATCAACGAACATTTTcaacgaaaaaaataattttaaaaattataagatagctaataaaaatttaagtaaagaaaaaatatgtgcaGGCAAGGAAACAATAAATGATGATGACATAAGCGCAGAAAATATTTCGAATTTAACATCTTATTCTAATTATGACACAATAGATATAGAAGATATAAAGAACATTATTCCACATAGATATCCATTTCTTTTAGTTGATAAAGTAATACATATTCaagtaaacaaaaaaataattggtGTAAAACAAGTTTCggtaaatgaaaattttttcaatgGTCATTTTCCTCAAAAATCAATTATGCCAGGCGTTTTACAGATAGAAGCATTAGCCCAATTAGGCGGGATATTATGCCTCAAAAATGAAGAGAGccaaaaaaagaataatttatttttgttcgCAGGGGTCGATGGGGTCAGGTGGAAGAAACCGGTCCTTCCAGGTCGGGCTAATTCACACCCTCACGTGCattaa
- a CDS encoding 60S ribosomal protein L6, which yields MNDDVNGLRGEACFDKRISVNVAINSRKITVTGKYGTLKRSFRHLPIDVRLNKLKKYIKVVMWFGVPDSLACIRTVCTHLKNMFTGVTKKFLYKMRLVHAHFPINSNIVDNNKLIEIRNYLGEKRVRFVKALPGVLIEKSPNVKDEIYVSGADIENVSLTAALIHQSVLCRNKDIRKFLDGIYVSEVTTVEKDE from the exons ATGAATGACGATGTGAACGGTTTAAGAGGCGAAGCCTGTTTTGATAAACGAATTAGTG TTAACGTTGCAATAAATTCGAGGAAGATAACAGTAACAGGAAAGTATGGCACTCTAAAGAGAAGTTTTAGACATTTACCCATAGATGTTCGATTGAATAAGTTAAAGAAGTATATAAAAGTGGTTATGTGGTTTGGTGTACCAGATAGTTTAGCATGTATTAGAACAGTATGTACCCATTTAAAGAATATGTTTACTGGAGTTACtaaaaagtttttatataaaatgagaCTCGTTCATGCTCACTTTCCAATCAATTCAAATATTGTTGACAATAACAAATTAATTgaaataagaaattatttaGGAGAGAAGAGAGTTAGATTTGTTAAAGCCTTGCCAGGAGTACTTATAGAAAAATCTCCAAATGTAAAAgatgaaatatatgtaagtgGTGCCGATATTGAAAATGTATCTTTAACCGCAGCCTTAATACATCAATCGGTTTTATGCAGAAATAAAGATATTCGTAAATTTCTTGATGGTATTTATGTGTCCGAGGTCACTACAGTTGAGAAGGATGAATAG
- a CDS encoding hypothetical protein (conserved Plasmodium protein) — protein MEYRDDDNKHEEIVYFYQWVEALTNKSKKKDISFFIHGLYNVIYDEGNEEEQELTSEQLKEKKNSSLHLPISSCSYTIYEKLCSGIRYFEMVIQQNGKRGDEEMDLNISNKELSCLCGERNLYLISDLLQQISVFCMKNKNEMIILSFLQHGGGSERDKERGTGNSRQNDNNKNRKGSNSGKTQEDYPASNSLTTLIMQALDIYIYLYLRDYLKYSEMEENYNVLYFYNDKERIINLSKYNFNIDHFDIREWVFNNMSLLLPSKRIEEVEADEVYAQKWQETNTISPVDRIKKRGGPSILSSVGRTQERGANTLSLPRNTQERGEKIILADGYTQEKSSSNLSQHHHLSLFRLNSMTSEKTQKSSCKIEINKKLPNIILGNHTKGASANFINTSAENNNNLYINGHNNTTVYINDPNKNSGNINDSNKNGSNYYNKHRHSPDERPPNSNNSTLHYLKYSNEDYDRATLHTLSTYDCNLNTCKQFIGHYNLSLTSYVVDVSKEMVLHNSPFIFTKKKLKYLPEQSYKKEFAHISKNNDYYYVVKIEKEDIQDVLSYIHKNIDKKICTNFVGVLTANLSVSNIFKIVRINLKRAMN, from the coding sequence ATGGAATACAGGGATGATGACAATAAGCATGAGGAAatagtttatttttaccaGTGGGTTGAAGCACTTACGAATAAGAGTAAAAAGAAAGACATAAGTTTTTTCATTCACGGgttatataatgtaatatatgatGAGGGTAATGAAGAAGAGCAAGAACTTACAAGTGAACAGTtgaaagagaagaaaaatagCAGTCTTCATCTTCCTATTTCTAGTTGTAGTTATACCATATATGAGAAACTGTGCTCTGGTATTCGCTACTTCGAAATGGTTATACAACAAAATGGGAAGAGAGGAGATGAAGAAATGGACCTAAACATTTCCAACAAAGAATTAAGTTGTTTGTGTGGAGAAAGAAACCTTTACCTCATTTCGGACCTCTTACAGCAAATCAGCGTGTTTTgcatgaaaaataaaaacgaaaTGATTATCTTGTCCTTCCTGCAACATGGGGGTGGTAGTGAGAGAGACAAAGAAAGAGGCACCGGAAACAGTAGGCAAAatgacaataataaaaataggaaagGATCCAATAGTGGGAAAACCCAGGAAGACTACCCTGCAAGCAATAGCCTAACCACCCTGATCATGCAGGCGTTagacatatacatatatttatacttaaGGGACTATTTAAAGTACTCTGAGATGGAAGAGaattataatgttttatatttttacaatgataaagaaagaattataaatttaagtaAATACAATTTCAACATTGACCATTTCGATATACGTGAATGGGTTTTTAATAACATGTCTTTGTTGTTACCATCAAAAAGGATTGAAGAAGTTGAGGCAGATGAAGTATATGCTCAAAAATGGCAGGAAACAAATACTATTTCGCCCGTTGATAGGATTAAGAAGAGAGGTGGACCAAGCATCCTTTCATCTGTAGGACGTACTCAAGAGAGGGGAGCAAACACCCTTTCACTTCCTAGAAATACCCAGGAAAGGGGGGAGAAAATCATTTTAGCAGATGGATATACTCAGGAGAAATCCTCTTCAAATCTATCACAACATCATCACCTGTCCTTATTTCGCTTGAATTCTATGACAAGCGAAAAAACTCAAAAATCGTCTTGCAAAATAGAAATTAATAAGAAGCTTCCCAATATAATACTAGGTAATCACACTAAAGGGGCTTCCGCTAACTTTATTAACACATCAGCagagaataataataatttatatattaatggtcataataatactactgtatatattaatgatcCAAATAAGAATAGTggaaatattaatgatagtaataaaaatggtaGTAATTACTATAATAAGCACAGACATAGCCCCGACGAGAGACCCCCAAACTCCAATAATAGTACGTTGCATTATTTGAAATACTCAAACGAGGATTACGACAGAGCTACTTTGCACACATTGTCAACATATGATTGTAATTTAAATACATGTAAACAATTTATTGGAcattataatttatcattaaCTTCTTACGTGGTTGATGTGTCAAAAGAAATGGTATTACATAATTcaccttttatatttacaaagaAGAAATTAAAGTATTTACCTGAACagtcatataaaaaagaattcgCACATATTTCCAAAAATAacgattattattatgtcgTAAAAATTGAGAAGGAAGACATACAAGATGTTCTctcatatattcataaaaatatagataaaaaaatatgcaccAATTTTGTGGGTGTTCTCACGGCAAATCTTAGCGTTAGCAATATTTTCAAGATTGTGCGGATTAATTTGAAGCGCGCAATGAattaa